The genomic stretch AGAATTTCCAACTGAAATTGTGTTTATGGATGAACTTGGTAAGGTTCAAAGGATTAAAGTAGTTTACGATTGGCTCCCTGTGTCTTGTGAGAAATGTAAAGGCATGGGGCACTCAGCTAATCAGTGCAGGAAGGAGCCAGGTGTGAAGCCTAAAAGGTTTGGAGGCCAAAGGTTAAAGTGACTGCTGGCCCTGCTAAACCTCAAACCCCTGCTCCTTATAGACCCACTGCAGTAGGAACTCCTCCTGTACAGGTGGTAACTCCTGCACCTACTGTATCTGTTGCAGTGCCAGTTACAGTGGAGACCTCTCCTGTGTTTGCCACACAATCCTTACCTAGGCGGTTTATCAGTAAGATGTTAAGGCAGGATTCTGGGGAACCTAGGATCTTCACACCTAGGGGACTCACATTCATGGATGCTCTTACACTGTCGATGCAGAAAGTGAGAAATGGGAGTGCTGGAAATAGGGTAATCCTTGCTGGGTGTTCTGAGAATGGGTAGCATGGGTTTCTGGAATATAAGGGGAATGAATAGCCTaaataaacaaaatgaaataagatGGTTTCTCCATCAGAATAATGTAGGCTTATTTGTTTTGTTAGAGACTAAAATAAAAGGTAGTCAATGGGTAAAGGTAAGGAATAATATATGTGAGAATTGGTCCATTTCCACTAACAATGGGTTTCATCCGGGTGGCAGGGTGTGGCTAATTTGGTAGCCTTCTATGTACCAGCTTGATATTCAGATGGTGACTGATCAAAGTATTCATTCTCATATAATTGATAAAAGCACGTTGAAGGAGTTTTGGATGACTATGGTGTATGGGTTTAATAGGAGTCATGAAAGGGTATCTCTGTGGGATAGTTTGATAACCTATGTAGCAACTGTCACTGGACCATGGATGGTCTGTGGTGATTTTAACAGTGTCATTGAGGTGAATGAGAGAATTGGGGGAGCTGTTGTGTCCTGGAGTGAAATGGCACCAATGAGGGAGATGATTGTTCAATGTCAGTTGCAAGGTTTGAAAACTATTGGGTCCTACTATACTTGGACCAATAAACATGAAGTTGGCTCTAAGGTTTATAGCAAACTTGATAGGGTACTTATAAATGAGGACTGGCTGAATATTTTCCCTGATTCATATGCAAATTTCCTTCCTGAAGGGCTCTATGACCATTGCCCATGTCTTATAAGTAATTATGTTGTGGAGGTAAGAAAGAAAGCTCCATTTAAGTATTTTAACATGTGGTCTCTGGCTGATAATTACATGGAGGTGGTTAAATATGGATGGCAGATAAATATACATGGGACTCATATGTATCAAGTGGTAAAAAAATTGAGGAATTTGAAGAAGGGTTTGCAACAGCTGAATAAAGAGAGTTTTAGTGACATTGAAAACCTTACCCATGTTACTGAAATTTCCTTGAAGCATTTCAAAGAGAAGCTCAGGCTAGACCCTTTAAATGAAAGTTATTGTGAGGCTGAACATGCTTGTGCTGAAGACCTTAAGAATTTGATGAAAGCTAGGAATCTATACCTAGCTTAAAAAGCAAAGGAGCACTGGATGAAAGAGGGAGATGAGAATACATCTTTCTTTCACTCTAGTATCAAACAGAGGAGGGTTAAGAATAGGGTCTATCAGCTCAGGAATAAGGATGGAATGTTGTGTACTCAACCTGAGGAGATTAAGAGTGCTTTTGAGGAGTTCTATAAAGGATTACTAGGCACGTCCACTGGTGTGAGTCCTGTTCATTTGGGGGTTGTGAGGAATGGTAAATGTCTAACTGCTGCTCACCAGGCTAGTTTGACCGCTCCTTTATCTGATGAAGAGATTAAAGTAGCTATGTTCTCCAATCCCTGGTAATAAATCACATGGGCCAGATGGCTTTGGCAGTCAATTCTTTAAGGATAGTTGGAATGTGGTTGGGAAAGATGTTAGGGCCATGCATAATGTGTTTTATTCTGGTAAACTTTTGAAGGAGTGCAACAATTCTATTCTTACCCTGATTCCCAAGGTCGACAATCCTGAGAATGTGATGCAATTTCGCCCTATAGCATGTTGCAACACGGTTTATAAGTGCTTGGCTAAAGTGATTTGTAATAGGCTGGCAGGTATTCTCCCGGAGATTATCAGTCAGTCACAGAGTGCATTTGTATAAGGGAGGGATATTGTTGGTAACATTTTGGTTTGTCAGGACCTGATTAAGCTCTACAAGAGGAAGTCATGCTCCCCTAGAATATTGATGAAAATTGACCTTCAAAAAGCATATGATTCTGTAGAATGGTCGAGATGATGGAGGCTCTGGAGTTTCCTTCCAGTATAACTCAGTTGATTATGCAATGTGTCAGTACCACATCCTATTCCTTGGCTGTAAATGGTGATATTTTTGGGTATTTTCAAGGCAAAATAGGATTGCGGCAAGGTGATCCACTCTCCCCACTATTGTTCATTCTTTGCCTGGAATATCTGAGTCGACTGTTGGATAGAATTCAGAGGACTAAGGGGTTCAAGTTTCATCCGTTATGTGGTAGAATTGGGCTCACTCACTTATGTTTTGCTGATGATTTGGTGATGTTTTGTAGAGGAGATATGGAGTCTATCACACTGTTGCTGAGAGCTTTTGAGACCTTTTCTAAAGCTTCTGGTCTGAGAATGAATGAGGGGAAATCAAACTTGTTTAGTAATGGGGTACCTGAGAGTCTGATGAATAATATTGAGGAGGCCACGGGCATGAAGAGGGGTAAGATCCCTTTTAGATACTTGGGTGTTAATATTCAACCTAAGAGATTGGGGTGtgggaaattatctgtatacttcccttaatttagaaggattataacgaatttaacaatgatgattaaaggtcataaacaaaatacataaacaaagtatagggattcagaattaaccttcggtcctagcaaatatggcctaagaaatatatcaaaattgatattcacctattagttgcacccaagacgatatgagatatgccctttgattatgctagaatcgatctaaaattttctgtaaaatttagttgtttttgtgttcttgtgatgagagagaggaggcaaggtcaagaaaaagcattgggGTAGAAATAATtgtctacctttctttttatacagaccgaaatttggagtcaattaggaaagaaaagtccttcctaattttcggccaaactgaccgaaataaggagtgaattctccttatttttgatctttccaaaaatatataaaatgtgttaaattatcatctagtgaggatcgaacctatgacctcttggtttgtgtaccctcactattaccactatgacacattcattttgttgatattaaatataactgattacatttaattacgaattaacagattaattcgtccaagctaacattatatacatttaattaaatataacttattatatttaatttacgaattgacagttaattcgtctcaactaatattatttaattttcattaaataattatctcatcaacacattgactaactttttagtcatattgggcatcaatgtaattatatttctataaccacatttctcaaacacatcctataggtgtgacctttagggaccagttgatcaccgccatctgtatgataataacgtcaaactttctagcaagccaacagttattaggtaaacgttaatcaactgattaaatatacgaagtatacccttgtgaacctgtaagagatttacaaatgttatcacactaatttgtggaggacacaagctccaacaaactcccacttgtcctcacaagtgtatgtgcgataaccgattctcatatcctataaaatttctcccactcaatgtaaaacaatttgcaaatccgtattcacaaaggttgtattttacaagcgatcaatatcaagagtggttttcccgactagagagtaacttaactgataaacgaatcaacattcgagcatggccatgcattacagttacaactcctcgagtggccctgagaaataactatacctgataagggttggatattttcctcaactcgaatcctgcagatgtaagcacagtatgaaatgacccagaaaaaatctacttagcctacAGTtatggcagaccgtgagaaagaaaccaaagtcacccaaaaactgccttaatctcaagagacagtcgatagtcaaaagaatcgactctaggaacacaatgaatgtcctatccacgacctggcaccgaatgttattaaacatttaggactccattacgttgtcacaaaaagttgtcctacgaggtatcgttataatctcgcatctgtgatcaatCAGtgaaccgtttgacttatggctcgttgaacccaccatcaattgactgcacaatataatagccggagttatcagctcacattggcgattacggaccaaaacaaatataatgtaattcagttcactttgtggcgttcaatgttgtcagtacaatccacatgaaaaacaaaatattatatataaaacgatgaagttataaatagtatatgaaaagataatgtatcaaatccataatcaagtactacaactcaggaacatgtttaattcccatggaattaacatgccctacatgcttatcataattcaacggtttggtgagaggatccgcgatgttatcatccgtcgcaatcttgtcaatcactatctcttcttgctccacgtaatcacggatcaggtgagtcttccgaagtacatgtctagatttgttgctagactttggctccttagcctggaagatggcacctctattgtcacaatagatggtgatcgggtcattcgaactaggaactaccgaaagcccttgtaagaattgacgcatccatatcgcttcctttgctgcctccgaagtggcatagtactcggattcagtagtagaatctgctacaatactctgtttggaactcttccagctgaccgcagcaccattaagagtgaagacgaacccggactgagattttgaatcatctcgatctgtttggaagctagcatctgcgtaaccggttgcgcatagcttagtatcgcctctataattcaatacccaatccttagtcctccgtatgtacttgaggatatttttgactgctatctagtgtgtttcacctggagtcttttggtaccgactcgtcatactcaatgcatatgccacgtctggacgtgtgcatatcatggcatacatgatcgatcctattgcagatgcataaggaacacgactcatgcgctcaatcccttcaggcgtcgtgggtgactgagacttgctcaactgcatcccagtcgtcataggaaggttccccttcttggagttggtcatgctgaacctctcaagaaccttatccaaataagactcctgactaagtgataacgtccgtcgtgatctatctcggtagatacggattcccaaaatacgttgtgcctcacccagatctttcatctggaaatggttcttcaaccattctttaaccgaagataggagaggaatgtcattcccaatcaagagtatgtcatcgacatacaatatcaagaatacaatcttgctcccactcgacttgatatataagcatggttcttcgaccgatcgagtgaaaccatactcttttatcacttggtcgaaacgatgattccaactccgagaagcttgcttaagtccataaatagaacgcttaagcttgcatactttcttaggatgctcaggatctatgaaaccttcgggttgcaccatgtacaactcttcctccaaataaccgtttaaaaaggcggttttcacatccatttgccaaatttcataatcatgaaatgcggcaatcgctaagattatccgaatggaacgtagcatgactacaggtgcaaaaatctaaTCATAATGCAATCTGTGCaattgagtgaaaccttttgccacaagtcgtgccttatagatatctggttgagcgtctacagaacgctttattttgtaaagccatttgcactatagaggttttaccttattaggtaaatcaactagatcctatacgttattctcatacatggagtccatctcggattgcatggcttcgagccatagctttgagtcggaacaggccatagcacctttataggttgcgggttcattactttctagaagtaaaacgtcattctcctcgaccataccaattgtccggaggatgagagactctacccgacctcctaggttcctcaggaatatcaaccgtatcatcagttggaggaaccacttcctccatccgttcctcggtcgttggttctggaatctccgacagctcgaaggttctattactcgacttgttctcgagaaattctttctctaagaacgtcgcactagccgcaacaaaaactcaatgttcggtaggcgaatagaagtaatgaccaaatgttccttttggataacctataaagcaTGTCTTAACCGATCgtaggccgagcttatcctcgtgtctccacttgacataagcctcgcaaccccaaacccgaataaaggacaagttcgggaccgttcccttccacatttcatatggagtcttgtcgactactttagacggacttcggttaagtataagagcagctgacaaaagagcataacccgataatgaatcaggcactacggtgtgactcatcatggatcgaaccatatcaagtaaggttcaatttctccgttcggacacaccattcaattgaggtgttccaggtggagttaactgcaaaacgattccacagtctttcaggtgttgatcaaactcatttgaaagatattcgccaccccgatctgaacggagtgctttaatctttctacccatgttggttctgtaccctattctggtattccttgaatttctcaaaggactcacttttatgcttcattaagtagacatatccttatctactcaaatcatccgtgaaagtgataaaatatctatagccatctctcgcggtaattgacataggtccacatacgttcatatgtatgagtcctaataggtcactagcacgcattccaacacctttgaaggaaattcgagtcatcttgccaatgagacatgattcgcacgtgccatatgtagaaaatctgaatgcgggaatagtcccattatcgacgagtttcttcacgcgtttctcatttatgtgtctcattcgacaatgccatagataggtttgatctttgtcaccaacctttaatttcttattattcatttgtaatacttccgtggtttgatctaagatataaattccattcatggaaactactTTGCCATAAattatttcattaaaagagaaaatacaactattatcctttattgaaaatgtaaaaccgtctttagcaagtacggaaactgaaataatgttcttagataaactgggtacatagtaacagttataaaaataactcaaaaccactagggagttggattacgtatgttcccttcgagactgcagcaactcgtgctccattcctgactcgcaggtccacatcacccttttcgagaggcatgatgttctttaggtcctgcaaataattacacagatgagaaccacaaccagtatcaagtacccaagttctgaaacttgcatggtttatctgaatcatatgaatataagatgacataccaacaggaacgacgcgtcctgcttttatgtcctcacggtacacgggacagatcctcctccaatgtccagtcttgtgacaatggtggcactcaatgtcacctcccttgctctttgtcttgccctgtgagccactagtctcaccaggcccactcttaccgtttcctggcttcttgaacattggcttacctacagctaggtcgccatgagccttgcccttacccttacctttgttgtaaatcgtgagaacattctgcttcatgctcccactcaatttcatatccttctcggtctgtacgagaagggagtgtagctcatgaggactctttttcaagtcgttcatatagtagttcgccctgagaagggcaaaaccatcgtgaagagaatgaagcattcggtcaatgacaatgctctcactgattttacaattcagtgcctccagcttctcgacattctcaatcatgtgaagaatgtgtgggctaaccggttagcccttctggagtttcgcatcaaagaagcgacaggtatgctcatatgtaacaattctcggtgcctttgagaactcgttagtgagcgtggtgaaaatcttgtttgcaccttgggcaatgaagcgtctctgcaaattggtttccattgcaaagatgagtacgttctttatcgcacccgcttccataacgaaatcactataagcgagtgactcgttggctcctacatttgggcctgggttgaccggtattggctcggttaaatacctgagcttaccgccagcagtggcagcattccgtagtgccgcctcccagtccgcaaaattggacccatcattcttcagtcgagtggactgattcatttggtccataaacatttttagccaggacgaaagatctagtgtggcactaggcattgggattgcgttatttccagccatttgttgtaacagtattatcgataataaacgtgttctacactacgaaagaagaataaaataataagcatgtgcatcgtttttaattttaagtctaatgagctaatgt from Silene latifolia isolate original U9 population chromosome 2, ASM4854445v1, whole genome shotgun sequence encodes the following:
- the LOC141641045 gene encoding uncharacterized protein LOC141641045 codes for the protein MAKRKNPKINNPKTNTSNQNTNLNNQNKSKTQKQVDTYIASTSNPSKTPKSARRVNLNFPPLTASELDVIVEEDEQSEEEDLVAAEEPIFVPAAASSSPVLCLSTADVADEVNFWSSAVYCFILGANPKANVISGFVKRVWQSYGVDRISFLANGIFLVRFKTKEKKKEVINTGHLMFDNKPVIVNEWKPEMELIKHEVKSIPIWMKMYGLDIKFWGTGCLSKISGLVGKYLRCDDATNHRAFLGYARILVEVQIGQEFPTEIVFMDELGKVQRIKVVYDWLPVSCEKCKGMGHSANQCRKEPGVKPKRFGGQRPTAVGTPPVQVVTPAPTVSVAVPVTVETSPVFATQSLPRRFISKMLRQDSGEPRIFTPRGLTFMDALTLSMQKVRNGSAGNRLDIQMVTDQSIHSHIIDKSTLKEFWMTMVYGFNRSHERVSLWDSLITYVATVTGPWMVCGDFNSVIEVNERIGGAVVSWSEMAPMREMIVQCQLQGLKTIGSYYTWTNKHEVGSKVYSKLDRVLINEDWLNIFPDSYANFLPEGLYDHCPCLISNYVVEVRKKAPFKYFNMWSLADNYMEVVKYGWQINIHGTHMYQVVKKLRNLKKGLQQLNKESFSDIENLTHVTEISLKHFKEKLRLDPLNESYCEAEHACAEDLKNLMKARNLYLA